In the Candidatus Rhodoblastus alkanivorans genome, one interval contains:
- a CDS encoding alpha/beta hydrolase, translating to MAKFFITVRSVDGDEFGTSIGAIRYLVVPDGEAPKPSHRVGLRVWVSQMMTTFARNAAGAAEGDLLFFVHGYNNGANDVDLAHREIVRGLSGKLPITVVSFDWPSAKEPYAYLEDVDTAKKTAIDLVNAAVKPLLAAQTDTCRVAVHALCHSMGAFVLREALDHADDGLRTGSDWTLNQLVLIGGDVEAADFVAGNKDTESMLDHGYRLTNYFNRYDEVLQISNAKRLGVAERVGRVGLPSNAPAKTVNVDCSELYASLAKPGPNPGDLLGFSHSWYFTTPRFYDDLSQNLNGKDDRQVIAGRGRDAAGNLTLLA from the coding sequence ATGGCGAAATTCTTTATCACCGTTCGTTCCGTCGATGGCGATGAATTCGGGACCTCGATCGGCGCCATTCGTTATCTTGTCGTTCCGGATGGAGAAGCGCCCAAACCGTCGCATCGGGTTGGGCTGCGGGTCTGGGTTTCCCAGATGATGACGACGTTCGCCCGCAATGCGGCCGGCGCCGCGGAAGGCGATCTGCTGTTTTTCGTCCATGGCTACAACAACGGCGCCAATGACGTCGATCTGGCGCATCGCGAAATTGTCCGAGGGCTTTCCGGAAAATTGCCGATCACCGTGGTCAGTTTCGACTGGCCCTCGGCCAAAGAACCCTATGCCTATCTCGAAGATGTGGACACGGCGAAAAAAACCGCAATCGATCTCGTCAATGCGGCGGTCAAGCCGCTGCTCGCGGCGCAAACCGACACCTGCCGCGTCGCGGTTCACGCCCTGTGCCATTCGATGGGCGCCTTTGTCCTGCGCGAAGCGCTCGACCATGCCGACGACGGGCTCAGAACCGGCAGCGACTGGACGCTGAACCAGCTTGTCCTGATTGGCGGCGATGTGGAGGCCGCGGATTTCGTCGCCGGGAACAAGGACACCGAAAGCATGCTCGATCATGGCTATCGGCTGACCAATTATTTCAACCGCTACGACGAGGTGCTTCAAATTTCCAACGCCAAAAGGCTCGGCGTCGCGGAACGCGTCGGCCGGGTTGGACTGCCCTCCAACGCGCCGGCCAAGACCGTCAATGTCGATTGCAGCGAGTTATATGCCTCGCTGGCGAAACCCGGCCCAAATCCGGGCGACCTTTTGGGCTTTTCGCACAGCTGGTATTTCACCACGCCGCGCTTTTACGACGATCTCAGCCAGAACCTGAATGGCAAGGACGATCGGCAAGTCATCGCCGGTCGCGGCCGCGACGCCGCCGGCAATCTCACGCTGCTCGCGTGA
- a CDS encoding SDR family oxidoreductase, which produces MKLLIFGLGYTAGYYGLHHAKAFAEVAGTKRAPKAETLGRVELLPFDGAAENVDIRVAAAIAEADALLVSAGPDDAGDPVLRRFGGEIAAAKKLKKIVYLSTIGVYGDHDGEWIDETATPKPSNLRSRQRLAAEAGWFALGRASGKEVYVLRLSGIYGPGRNVLVKLREGTAKRLIKPGQVFNRIHVEDISRAINACLLGPAPGGIYNVTDDEPAPPQEVVTFAAELLGVEPPPEKPFEETPLTPMQRSFYGENKRVSNRRMKALLDFDLAFPTFREGIDALAASGEGN; this is translated from the coding sequence GTGAAACTGCTGATTTTCGGCCTCGGCTATACCGCCGGTTATTACGGGCTCCATCACGCCAAGGCTTTCGCCGAGGTGGCGGGCACCAAGCGCGCGCCCAAGGCTGAGACGCTCGGCAGGGTCGAGTTGCTGCCCTTCGACGGCGCGGCGGAAAATGTCGATATAAGGGTGGCGGCGGCGATCGCGGAAGCCGACGCGCTTCTGGTCAGCGCCGGCCCAGACGACGCCGGCGATCCCGTCCTGCGCCGATTTGGCGGGGAAATCGCCGCCGCCAAAAAGCTGAAAAAGATCGTCTATCTCTCGACCATCGGCGTCTATGGCGATCATGACGGCGAATGGATCGACGAAACGGCGACGCCCAAACCCTCCAACCTGCGCAGCCGCCAGCGCCTGGCGGCGGAAGCCGGCTGGTTCGCGTTGGGACGGGCGTCCGGCAAGGAGGTCTATGTGCTGCGGCTTTCCGGCATTTACGGGCCGGGTCGCAATGTTCTGGTGAAATTGCGCGAGGGTACGGCGAAGCGGCTGATAAAACCCGGCCAGGTCTTCAACCGCATCCATGTCGAGGATATTTCGCGCGCCATCAACGCCTGCCTGCTCGGCCCGGCGCCCGGGGGAATCTACAATGTCACCGACGACGAGCCGGCGCCGCCGCAGGAAGTCGTGACTTTCGCCGCCGAACTGCTTGGCGTCGAGCCGCCGCCCGAAAAGCCCTTCGAGGAAACCCCGCTCACCCCGATGCAGCGCAGCTTTTACGGCGAGAACAAGCGCGTCTCCAACCGCCGGATGAAGGCTTTGCTGGATTTTGATTTGGCTTTCCCGACTTTTCGCGAAGGCATTGACGCGCTCGCGGCTTCCGGCGAAGGGAACTGA
- the queG gene encoding tRNA epoxyqueuosine(34) reductase QueG, with protein MVSAPEKPSEFPPAAGGSRAGRGDQPDLRRGRFLAFLRGEAARLGFDVCRIAAPDALADAPAALDAFVAEGRHGDMDWLAERRDWRGDPRKLWPQARSIVLLGMNYGPEGDALAGLTARSAGNISVYARNRDYHDVVKGKLKLLAAALLARAKNFGEEGAVKVFVDTAPVMEKPLAYAAGIGWQGKHTNLVSRDFGSWLFLGSIFTTLDLPPDAPESDHCGNCRACLDACPTGALDAPYRIDARLCVSYLTIEAKGQIPRDLREKIGNRIYGCDDCLAVCPWNKFAAEAHEAKLRARADLVAPPLAELAAMDEARFRVFFAGSPVKRIGHARFLRNVLVAIGNSGDSRLAPLARARLDHISPLARGMAVWALARLLPKTQFNQLAEQERARESDETVRLEWDAATKGREGA; from the coding sequence ATGGTATCAGCGCCTGAAAAGCCGTCCGAGTTTCCGCCCGCTGCTGGCGGATCGCGTGCCGGGCGTGGCGACCAACCCGATCTACGCCGCGGTCGATTTCTAGCCTTTTTGCGCGGCGAGGCCGCCCGTCTCGGCTTTGACGTCTGCCGGATCGCCGCGCCCGACGCGCTTGCCGATGCGCCGGCGGCGCTCGACGCCTTTGTGGCAGAGGGCCGGCATGGCGATATGGACTGGCTGGCGGAAAGACGCGACTGGCGCGGCGATCCGCGGAAATTATGGCCGCAGGCGCGCTCGATCGTCTTGCTCGGCATGAATTACGGGCCGGAGGGCGACGCCCTGGCTGGGCTGACGGCGAGGTCGGCGGGCAATATTTCCGTCTATGCCCGGAACCGCGATTATCACGACGTGGTCAAAGGCAAGCTCAAGCTGCTCGCCGCCGCCTTGCTCGCGCGCGCAAAGAATTTCGGCGAGGAGGGCGCGGTCAAGGTTTTCGTGGACACGGCGCCGGTGATGGAAAAGCCGCTGGCTTACGCCGCAGGGATCGGCTGGCAGGGCAAGCACACCAATCTGGTGTCGCGCGATTTCGGCTCCTGGCTGTTTCTGGGAAGCATCTTCACCACGCTCGATTTGCCGCCCGACGCGCCCGAAAGCGATCATTGCGGAAACTGCCGCGCCTGTCTCGACGCCTGCCCCACGGGGGCGCTGGATGCGCCCTATCGGATCGACGCGCGGCTGTGCGTCTCCTATCTGACCATCGAGGCCAAAGGCCAGATCCCGCGCGACCTGCGCGAAAAGATCGGCAATCGCATCTATGGCTGCGACGATTGCCTTGCGGTCTGCCCCTGGAACAAATTCGCCGCAGAAGCGCATGAAGCGAAATTGCGGGCCCGCGCCGACCTCGTCGCGCCGCCGCTCGCGGAACTCGCGGCGATGGACGAAGCCCGGTTCCGCGTTTTTTTCGCCGGCTCGCCGGTCAAGCGCATCGGCCATGCCCGTTTCTTGCGCAATGTCCTGGTCGCGATCGGCAATTCCGGTGATTCCCGGCTCGCCCCCTTGGCTAGAGCGCGGCTCGACCATATCTCGCCCTTGGCGCGCGGCATGGCGGTCTGGGCTTTGGCCCGGCTTCTGCCGAAGACGCAGTTCAATCAGCTCGCCGAGCAAGAGCGGGCGCGCGAAAGCGACGAGACGGTGCGCCTGGAATGGGACGCCGCGACGAAAGGGAGGGAAGGCGCGTGA